One window of Gammaproteobacteria bacterium genomic DNA carries:
- a CDS encoding DUF72 domain-containing protein gives MKQRLTNLTRVKEMRSARLKDKTTYSLEEKDLKKVMIGCSGWFYWHWRNQFYPSTLSTNKWFGYYRKYFDTVELNAPFYNWPSVSIVKSWLRQVGKKRFCYTIKVSELITHLKRFKSTKRMITDFNYIGDLLGDYMGCFLYQLPPSYQYTKTRLNNIIAQLEPGRRNVVEFRHKSWWNKTVYNAFKKNNIIFCSVSSPNMPDELIQTTDEVYIRFHGTSKLYLHDYTKEEMNNWVERIKIAAPKRVWAYFNNDREANAIKNAKWFKKQINKLFKI, from the coding sequence ATGAAGCAACGTCTTACTAATCTCACGCGCGTGAAGGAAATGCGTAGTGCACGTTTAAAAGATAAAACAACTTATTCCTTAGAAGAAAAAGATTTAAAAAAGGTTATGATTGGATGTTCGGGTTGGTTTTATTGGCATTGGCGAAATCAGTTTTATCCATCAACACTATCTACTAATAAATGGTTTGGGTATTATAGAAAATACTTTGATACAGTTGAACTCAATGCCCCTTTTTATAATTGGCCTTCCGTAAGTATTGTTAAATCATGGTTACGCCAGGTTGGAAAAAAAAGATTTTGCTATACCATTAAAGTTTCCGAATTAATAACCCATCTCAAACGTTTCAAATCAACTAAAAGAATGATTACCGATTTTAATTATATTGGTGATTTACTCGGTGATTATATGGGATGTTTTTTATATCAATTACCTCCATCATATCAATATACAAAGACGCGTTTAAATAATATCATCGCGCAACTCGAGCCAGGAAGAAGAAATGTTGTAGAGTTTCGTCACAAAAGCTGGTGGAATAAGACCGTATATAATGCATTCAAAAAAAATAACATTATCTTTTGTTCCGTAAGTTCACCCAATATGCCAGACGAATTAATACAAACAACTGACGAGGTCTATATTCGGTTTCATGGCACATCGAAACTTTATTTGCATGATTATACTAAAGAAGAAATGAATAATTGGGTAGAGCGAATAAAAATTGCAGCGCCTAAAAGAGTTTGGGCATATTTCAATAACGATAGAGAAGCGAATGCAATCAAGAATGCCAAATGGTTTAAGAAGCAAATAAATAAATTATTCAAAATTTAG
- a CDS encoding TauD/TfdA family dioxygenase, which translates to MEHKTTSIQPFGLLLEPKKSLVNLSDLNITFLRELIHQKHLLVLRGFRTFQNAESFANYCERWGEISMWPFGKVLELIEQDNPPDHIFDHRYVPLHWDGMYRPQIPELQIFHCVEAPQSGQGGRTTFSNTILALKYASPEAKKIWNQVTGTYQRKMEFYNSKTVSPIINKHPYKDFSVIRYNEPPSEDQRHFVNPPELKFMGINLKELADFHYSLKQALYASCNFYAHEWQTGDVVIADNFSLLHGREEFISKSPRHLQRVHILSDPPFNNPGLEPSNEDTSY; encoded by the coding sequence ATGGAGCATAAAACTACGTCCATTCAACCTTTTGGTTTACTTTTAGAACCTAAAAAATCGCTTGTTAATTTAAGTGATCTTAATATAACTTTCTTGCGTGAACTCATTCACCAAAAACATCTTCTTGTATTGAGAGGGTTTCGCACTTTCCAAAATGCTGAATCGTTTGCCAACTATTGTGAGCGCTGGGGCGAAATAAGTATGTGGCCTTTTGGAAAAGTACTTGAATTGATTGAGCAAGATAATCCACCAGACCATATTTTTGATCATCGTTATGTCCCACTTCATTGGGATGGTATGTACCGTCCACAAATCCCTGAGCTTCAAATTTTTCATTGTGTGGAAGCTCCACAATCTGGACAAGGCGGACGAACAACGTTCTCAAATACAATATTAGCTTTAAAATATGCTTCTCCTGAAGCTAAAAAAATTTGGAATCAAGTAACAGGTACTTATCAAAGAAAAATGGAATTTTATAATAGTAAGACCGTATCGCCCATTATTAATAAACATCCTTACAAAGATTTTTCTGTCATTCGTTATAATGAACCACCCTCTGAAGACCAAAGGCATTTCGTAAATCCCCCAGAACTTAAATTCATGGGTATTAATCTTAAAGAGTTAGCAGACTTCCATTACAGTTTAAAACAAGCTCTTTATGCCTCCTGCAATTTTTATGCGCATGAATGGCAAACAGGCGATGTCGTCATTGCTGATAATTTTTCACTTCTGCATGGTAGAGAAGAATTTATTTCTAAGTCTCCACGTCATCTTCAACGCGTTCATATCTTGAGTGATCCGCCTTTTAATAACCCTGGCTTGGAGCCCTCAAATGAGGACACGAGTTACTAA
- a CDS encoding 2OG-Fe(II) oxygenase, whose product MLRIKTVSQITPDILDEIFNQDFLAIRIPNYIEPALCDKLSQWFIQADHLERYPHDIMINDHINYIDCGVDRLGVSYNVTFGKTENSAEHKRYYATALTTIQEIRKACQGRPSPIDKLRLELDENWAHGANIASFNKKNMTLGIGRVMNRPEKSHMSELLPHIDLLPPNVFEIIAQYSANVYLSLPALGGELELWDIPPIPIHEASTMQSDYDWRAKHSDSILIKPTKGELILINTRRPHAIRAFSAGNRVSQQCFIGVKQDRSMVLWS is encoded by the coding sequence ATGCTGCGAATTAAAACCGTCAGTCAAATTACACCTGACATTTTAGATGAAATCTTCAATCAAGACTTCTTGGCTATAAGAATACCCAATTATATTGAACCTGCTTTATGCGATAAACTATCGCAGTGGTTTATTCAAGCTGACCATTTGGAACGTTATCCTCATGACATCATGATTAATGACCATATAAATTATATTGACTGCGGCGTTGATCGTTTAGGTGTTTCTTATAATGTTACTTTTGGAAAAACTGAAAATTCCGCAGAACATAAGCGGTATTACGCTACTGCTCTAACAACTATTCAAGAAATTCGCAAGGCATGCCAAGGCCGACCTTCTCCCATTGATAAGCTTCGTTTAGAGCTTGATGAAAATTGGGCGCATGGTGCAAATATTGCATCTTTTAATAAAAAAAATATGACGTTAGGTATTGGTCGTGTGATGAATCGCCCTGAGAAATCCCACATGTCAGAACTTCTACCCCATATTGATTTATTACCACCGAATGTTTTTGAAATTATTGCGCAGTATTCCGCGAATGTATATCTATCCTTGCCAGCATTAGGAGGAGAGCTTGAACTTTGGGATATCCCTCCCATACCCATCCATGAAGCATCAACAATGCAAAGTGATTATGATTGGCGCGCAAAACATTCAGATTCAATATTAATAAAACCTACTAAAGGCGAATTAATTTTAATCAACACTAGACGGCCACATGCAATACGGGCTTTTTCAGCTGGAAACCGAGTATCACAACAATGTTTTATTGGTGTAAAGCAAGATCGTAGTATGGTGCTGTGGAGTTAA
- a CDS encoding DnaJ domain-containing protein: MSNTRLDLKAARTIFNIDAHASMDEIKKKYKELAKTFHPDRNHASNATEKFQSIQNAYDLLLATKNKDPHFSSSNNSDQQNDVINKQNQKEKLSKNINQKLKIAVERNALGDVRKLLQAGANPNSGWGFYSSPLQHAITHGFFDVATLLLQKGANPDSLAYRDVSYRFTSEYTILHWICIHGIENNILDTDMVKLLLQFGANPNAQNGSSSILKDIASTHQWASLDNRRKQLEIIHLLLQFGADLNAKNKSGMTPLECGIYNPDPLTAQLFRSLSIKQAATSWLALLQAVRLLGVANSISSHLLQHINSFLPVPFSKEQQAKEKTFFNNIVDKNNQILLARKNGFFSPQSNQPNNNNKNNYSVNSKLKMKR; this comes from the coding sequence ATGTCAAACACACGATTGGATCTAAAAGCTGCGCGAACTATTTTTAATATTGATGCCCATGCTTCAATGGATGAGATTAAAAAGAAATATAAAGAATTAGCAAAAACATTTCACCCAGATAGAAATCATGCAAGTAATGCCACAGAAAAATTTCAATCGATACAAAATGCATATGATTTATTGTTAGCAACCAAAAATAAAGATCCGCATTTCAGTTCAAGTAATAATTCGGATCAACAAAATGATGTAATTAACAAGCAAAACCAAAAGGAAAAATTATCCAAAAACATCAATCAAAAACTGAAAATTGCGGTTGAGAGGAATGCACTAGGCGATGTGCGAAAGTTGTTACAAGCAGGGGCTAATCCTAATAGCGGGTGGGGATTTTATTCAAGCCCTTTACAGCATGCCATTACGCATGGGTTTTTCGATGTCGCTACACTTTTACTGCAAAAGGGCGCGAATCCTGATTCCTTGGCATATCGCGACGTAAGTTACCGGTTCACATCGGAATACACAATATTACATTGGATCTGTATTCATGGAATAGAAAATAATATACTAGATACAGACATGGTCAAACTTTTATTACAATTCGGTGCTAATCCAAACGCTCAGAATGGTAGTTCTTCTATATTGAAAGATATAGCAAGTACGCATCAGTGGGCTTCGTTAGATAATCGTCGAAAGCAACTGGAAATTATCCACCTTTTATTGCAATTTGGTGCAGATCTTAATGCTAAAAACAAGAGTGGCATGACGCCTTTAGAGTGTGGTATTTATAATCCTGATCCACTCACTGCACAATTATTTCGGTCGCTTTCTATCAAACAAGCCGCGACCTCCTGGCTAGCCTTATTACAAGCTGTGAGACTTTTAGGCGTCGCTAACTCTATTTCTAGCCATCTATTGCAGCACATTAATTCTTTTCTTCCCGTTCCTTTTTCAAAAGAACAACAAGCTAAAGAAAAAACTTTTTTTAATAATATAGTCGATAAGAATAATCAAATATTATTAGCACGAAAAAATGGTTTTTTCTCACCTCAATCTAATCAACCAAATAACAACAATAAGAATAATTATTCAGTGAACTCAAAACTAAAGATGAAAAGATAG
- a CDS encoding FAD-binding protein translates to MRTRVTNIMIVGAGPVGLMCAYLGQLCGLQTVIVDSSDGPLAVGRADALNARTLQLFEIIDLFKELYPLGKTCNTSSVWANGKFISRQSSWWDELEGCLHKHFLMLGQAYLEKQLDEKLNQIGAAVQRSTKIINIELNKDGCLTTLSNGERIQSSYLIGADGSRSFVRNHFKIPFHIIRPKIIWAVIDGIVDTDFPKVPEIIVFQAETSDVAWIPREGKIDRFYVRMDTKNFSLEEAIDRINRAIQPHALKFKEIVWFSQFSVKESVAENFFVDDRIFLVGDACHIHSVNGGQGLNTGLADAFNLLWKLNMVINFGFPTKLLQRYEDERRPVAHSVIETSGELVRSTRYSPNETHAQDYVKIVEKRAGNITGMGIHYGEQGLRGSRLFDLEVFNGAGKTRLYSLLDYTKFILLIFGDDEIELNLPRFVKVIQIYSNQHRKKYWTSNPQYINHAILVRPDSYIEWSAPLDKIDSLFGSLINLGSIPTQTL, encoded by the coding sequence ATGAGGACACGAGTTACTAACATTATGATAGTTGGGGCGGGACCCGTAGGACTTATGTGCGCCTACCTCGGACAACTTTGTGGTTTGCAAACCGTTATCGTCGATTCATCTGACGGCCCTTTGGCGGTAGGGCGTGCAGATGCACTCAATGCTCGGACTTTACAACTTTTTGAGATCATTGATTTATTTAAAGAACTCTATCCTTTGGGTAAGACATGCAACACCAGTTCCGTATGGGCGAATGGCAAATTTATTTCCCGTCAATCTTCCTGGTGGGATGAACTTGAAGGTTGCTTACATAAGCATTTCCTCATGCTTGGACAGGCTTACCTAGAAAAACAATTGGATGAAAAACTTAATCAGATTGGCGCTGCAGTGCAGCGCTCAACAAAGATTATCAATATTGAGCTTAATAAGGACGGATGTCTCACTACGCTTTCAAATGGTGAAAGAATTCAATCAAGCTATCTCATTGGCGCGGATGGTTCTCGCTCCTTCGTTCGCAATCACTTTAAAATACCCTTTCACATTATACGCCCGAAAATTATATGGGCCGTAATCGATGGCATTGTCGATACAGATTTTCCCAAGGTTCCTGAAATAATCGTTTTTCAGGCTGAAACATCGGATGTCGCTTGGATTCCGAGAGAAGGAAAAATTGATAGATTTTACGTGAGAATGGATACGAAAAATTTTAGTCTCGAAGAAGCAATTGACAGAATTAATCGCGCTATACAGCCTCATGCTTTAAAGTTCAAAGAAATTGTCTGGTTTTCACAGTTTTCAGTCAAAGAGTCAGTAGCCGAAAATTTTTTTGTCGATGATCGTATTTTTCTTGTGGGGGATGCATGTCATATCCATTCCGTTAATGGCGGACAAGGACTTAATACAGGTCTTGCAGATGCATTCAATCTTCTATGGAAATTAAATATGGTTATCAATTTCGGTTTCCCTACAAAACTTTTACAGCGTTATGAAGACGAACGCCGGCCAGTTGCGCACAGTGTCATTGAGACTTCAGGTGAACTCGTTCGATCAACACGGTACTCTCCGAATGAAACGCATGCGCAAGACTATGTGAAGATCGTAGAAAAACGTGCGGGGAATATAACAGGAATGGGAATTCATTATGGCGAACAAGGACTTCGCGGTTCTCGACTATTTGACTTAGAAGTTTTCAACGGAGCCGGCAAAACACGACTTTATTCGCTTCTCGATTATACTAAGTTCATCCTACTCATTTTTGGTGATGATGAAATAGAGTTAAACTTACCAAGGTTTGTAAAAGTTATTCAAATTTATTCAAATCAACATCGAAAAAAGTATTGGACAAGTAACCCACAATATATAAACCATGCCATTTTAGTCAGACCTGATTCCTACATTGAATGGTCCGCCCCGCTCGATAAAATTGATTCCCTTTTTGGTAGCCTCATTAACTTAGGAAGTATTCCCACGCAGACACTCTAA
- a CDS encoding sulfite exporter TauE/SafE family protein — MNLTVIVVAFLGSAFAGLTLGLLGGGIGLVLVPLIIWLLNVANVPPHLIMHLAVGTTVAITFVVGMLASYQHHSTSKVNWSIVKRMSWGLILGSAIGAMVAKYLPSNILMLTFAIVTFLLALQIWRSSNKKNTTLLVSSNLKKYSLIIGSFIIGFLGSVLGANPFCVPLLKKMNYEILEAIATTVVIGTIMAIVVVILFIILGWSEKGLPAYTTGYIVWPLFLPVLIVSCLFVPIGVKLAGLFSQTTLNRLYVGLLIGVALKMIYASGYLY; from the coding sequence GTGAATCTTACCGTTATTGTTGTAGCCTTTCTTGGTTCTGCTTTCGCAGGTCTTACCCTAGGCTTATTAGGTGGCGGTATAGGATTGGTGTTAGTACCCCTTATAATCTGGTTATTGAATGTAGCTAACGTGCCCCCGCATTTAATAATGCATCTAGCAGTCGGTACTACAGTTGCTATAACTTTTGTTGTTGGTATGCTCGCTTCTTATCAACATCATAGTACCAGTAAAGTTAATTGGTCTATCGTTAAACGAATGTCATGGGGTCTCATCCTCGGTTCAGCAATAGGAGCTATGGTTGCAAAATATTTGCCTAGCAATATTCTTATGCTTACTTTTGCCATCGTTACTTTTTTACTCGCGCTACAAATTTGGCGTTCTTCCAATAAAAAAAATACAACCCTCCTAGTTTCGTCGAACTTAAAAAAATATAGCCTCATAATAGGAAGCTTTATTATTGGTTTTTTAGGTAGTGTGTTAGGCGCGAATCCATTTTGCGTCCCTCTATTAAAAAAAATGAATTATGAAATATTAGAAGCAATTGCAACAACAGTAGTTATTGGCACAATCATGGCTATAGTTGTTGTGATATTATTTATTATTCTGGGTTGGTCAGAAAAGGGTTTACCTGCTTATACAACCGGTTATATTGTTTGGCCTTTATTCTTACCCGTTTTAATCGTTAGTTGTTTATTTGTTCCGATCGGCGTTAAGTTAGCGGGTTTATTTTCGCAAACCACCCTAAACAGACTTTATGTAGGACTGTTGATAGGGGTTGCGCTAAAAATGATTTACGCATCCGGCTACCTATACTAA
- a CDS encoding L-tyrosine/L-tryptophan isonitrile synthase family protein: MCEIPALYENASHLARIIMLNVMRFRRIAGPKTSCATSTCEACLAPHLHQVILAIDKRQPITFVLPAFPAKSPNPTKVLGTLPDMAEQLSLEFLNSLCKQIQKLYSPGARVILCSDGRVFNDAVGIRDIDVSNYQQALSLLIKSMSFTSISIFNLDDLYASLTFTEMRRQLMAQYGEPLEVLKEAVGKGNKTPCSIEDEEVHRQYCGITRFLVEDATRPEQSLSRNAIQKACRHRAYVVIQRSRAWSTLIAKHFPHAVRLSIHPQTCGTAKLGIRLMEAESWMTSWHGVAMEVNGSFVLLKRAQAENLGARLIYRANRPSHYELNDKQKFSKLQGILYGA, translated from the coding sequence ATGTGCGAGATTCCCGCGTTGTATGAAAACGCATCTCACTTAGCTCGCATCATTATGCTAAATGTAATGCGCTTTCGCAGGATAGCTGGCCCCAAAACATCCTGTGCCACATCGACCTGTGAAGCATGCCTCGCACCTCATCTCCACCAAGTTATTTTAGCGATTGATAAACGGCAACCTATAACTTTTGTGTTACCTGCATTTCCTGCAAAATCTCCTAATCCGACGAAAGTCCTTGGCACCCTTCCAGACATGGCAGAACAACTTTCACTCGAATTTCTTAATTCACTTTGCAAACAGATTCAGAAACTTTATTCTCCAGGCGCACGAGTCATTCTATGCTCCGATGGTCGTGTTTTTAATGATGCGGTCGGTATACGCGACATTGACGTGAGTAATTACCAGCAAGCTTTATCATTATTAATTAAATCTATGTCGTTTACTTCCATCTCCATATTCAATCTTGATGATCTATATGCAAGTCTTACTTTTACTGAAATGCGCCGTCAATTGATGGCGCAATATGGTGAGCCACTGGAAGTTCTTAAAGAAGCAGTAGGTAAAGGAAATAAAACGCCATGCAGCATTGAAGATGAAGAGGTTCATCGACAGTACTGTGGCATTACACGTTTTTTAGTAGAAGATGCGACTCGTCCAGAACAGTCACTTAGCCGCAATGCAATTCAAAAAGCTTGTCGGCATCGTGCTTATGTCGTCATACAACGCAGCAGAGCTTGGAGTACCTTGATTGCTAAACATTTTCCACATGCTGTTCGTCTTTCGATTCATCCTCAAACATGTGGCACCGCGAAACTTGGCATCCGCCTGATGGAAGCAGAAAGCTGGATGACGTCATGGCATGGCGTTGCGATGGAGGTCAATGGAAGTTTTGTGCTCCTTAAACGCGCACAAGCTGAAAATCTTGGGGCACGGTTAATTTACCGTGCAAATAGGCCTAGTCATTATGAATTAAACGATAAACAAAAATTTTCCAAACTACAGGGGATTTTGTATGGAGCATAA